One Flagellimonas sp. CMM7 genomic region harbors:
- the hflX gene encoding GTPase HflX, producing MLEKKDTDYEKAVLIGVINKDQDETKVKEYLDELEFLTFTAGGEVTHRFTQRMDVPNPKTLIGSGKMEEVEQYVKANDIGSVIFDDELSPAQQRNIEKQLRCKIIDRTSLILDIFAQRAQTSYARTQVELAQYQYLLPRLTGLWTHLERQKGGIGMRGPGETEIETDRRIVRDRISLLKKKLTKIDRQMETQRGNRGALVRVALVGYTNVGKSTLMNVISKSDVFAENKLFATLDTTVRKVVIGNLPFLLSDTVGFIRKLPTQLVESFKSTLDEVREADLLLHVVDISHPQFEEHIDSVNKILDEIKSADKKAIMVFNKIDQYQHEIIDTDDLVTERTSRHFTIEDWKKTWMEKVGDRALFISALNKENLDEFRKRVYDEVRDIHVTRFPYNNFLYPEHLDQY from the coding sequence ATGCTAGAAAAGAAGGATACGGATTATGAAAAGGCGGTACTTATTGGTGTCATCAATAAGGATCAGGATGAAACCAAGGTCAAAGAATATTTGGACGAATTGGAATTTTTAACCTTTACCGCAGGCGGTGAGGTCACGCATAGATTTACCCAACGCATGGACGTTCCCAATCCTAAAACCTTAATAGGTAGTGGAAAAATGGAGGAGGTGGAGCAATATGTAAAGGCAAATGATATTGGCTCTGTAATTTTTGATGACGAGCTTTCTCCTGCACAACAACGAAATATTGAAAAACAACTTCGTTGTAAAATTATAGATAGGACAAGTTTAATCTTAGATATTTTCGCCCAAAGAGCGCAAACCAGCTATGCCAGAACTCAGGTAGAATTGGCACAATATCAATATCTATTGCCAAGACTAACTGGATTATGGACTCACCTGGAGCGGCAAAAAGGGGGTATAGGGATGCGTGGTCCTGGAGAAACCGAGATAGAAACGGATAGACGTATTGTACGAGATCGTATTTCACTCTTAAAAAAGAAGCTTACCAAAATAGATCGGCAGATGGAAACCCAACGAGGTAACCGTGGTGCTCTGGTCAGGGTCGCTCTAGTGGGCTATACCAATGTTGGTAAATCTACCCTAATGAATGTTATAAGCAAGAGTGATGTCTTTGCCGAAAATAAATTGTTTGCCACCTTGGATACTACAGTCAGAAAAGTGGTCATAGGTAATCTTCCTTTTTTGTTAAGTGATACCGTAGGTTTTATACGAAAGCTCCCTACTCAATTGGTGGAAAGCTTTAAAAGTACTTTAGACGAAGTCCGGGAAGCTGATCTCCTATTACATGTTGTGGATATTTCGCATCCACAGTTTGAAGAACATATAGATTCTGTCAATAAAATATTGGACGAGATTAAAAGTGCAGACAAAAAAGCCATCATGGTCTTTAATAAAATAGATCAATATCAACATGAGATTATAGATACTGATGATTTGGTAACTGAACGCACTTCTAGACATTTTACTATTGAGGATTGGAAAAAAACCTGGATGGAAAAAGTAGGTGATAGAGCGCTTTTTATCTCTGCATTGAACAAGGAAAATTTAGATGAGTTTAGAAAACGGGTATATGATGAAGTACGAGATATTCATGTGACCCGTTTTCCATATAACAACTTTTTGTATCCAGAGCATTTGGATCAATATTGA
- a CDS encoding iron-sulfur cluster assembly accessory protein translates to MIKVSETAKHKVVTMMTEEGFDASTDFVRVGVKSGGCSGLSYELKFDTSSTDTDKVFEDNAVRIIVDKKSFLYLVGTTLEYSGGLNGKGFVFNNPNAQRTCGCGESFSL, encoded by the coding sequence ATGATTAAAGTTTCAGAAACAGCCAAACATAAAGTGGTGACGATGATGACCGAAGAAGGCTTTGATGCTTCTACAGATTTTGTACGTGTAGGTGTAAAAAGCGGAGGTTGCAGTGGATTATCCTATGAATTAAAATTTGATACATCCTCAACGGATACCGATAAAGTTTTCGAAGACAATGCTGTTCGAATAATCGTTGATAAAAAGAGCTTTTTATACCTGGTTGGTACCACCTTAGAGTATTCAGGTGGATTGAACGGGAAAGGTTTTGTCTTCAATAATCCAAATGCCCAGCGCACTTGTGGATGCGGGGAAAGCTTTTCATTATAA
- the sufB gene encoding Fe-S cluster assembly protein SufB, protein MAYTEEELKKELETKEYEYGFYTDIESDTFPKGLNEDIVRAISKKKNEPDWMTDWRLEAFRVWEKMEEPEWANVHYEKPDFQAISYYSAPKSADPNKSLDDVDPDLLEMYRKLGISVDEQKRLQNVAVDIVVDSVSVATTFKKTLAEKGIIFMPISEAIQEHPELVKKYMGTIVPKTDNFYAALNSAVFTDGSFCYIPKGVKCPMELSTYFRINEGGTGQFERTLVIADEGSYVSYLEGCTAPSRDENQLHAAVVELIALDDAEIKYSTVQNWFPGDKEGKGGVYNFVTKRGLCEENAKISWTQVETGSAVTWKYPSCVLKGNNSVGEFYSIAVTNNFQQADTGTKMIHLGKNTKSTIISKGISAGQSQNSYRGLVQVNSRAENARNFSQCDSLLMGNRCGAHTFPYIEAKNKTAQIEHEATTSKIGEDQIFYCNQRGIDTEKAIALIVNGFSKEVLNKLPMEFAVEAQKLLEISLEGSVG, encoded by the coding sequence ATGGCATATACAGAAGAAGAATTAAAGAAAGAATTGGAAACCAAGGAATATGAGTATGGTTTCTACACAGATATTGAATCGGATACTTTTCCAAAGGGATTAAACGAAGATATTGTTCGTGCAATTTCCAAGAAAAAGAACGAACCTGATTGGATGACCGATTGGCGTTTGGAAGCTTTTCGTGTTTGGGAAAAAATGGAAGAGCCAGAATGGGCAAATGTTCATTATGAGAAACCGGATTTTCAAGCAATCAGTTACTATTCAGCTCCCAAATCAGCGGACCCCAATAAATCATTGGACGATGTAGATCCTGATTTATTGGAGATGTACCGAAAATTGGGAATTTCTGTCGATGAGCAAAAGAGATTACAAAATGTTGCTGTGGATATTGTAGTGGATTCTGTTTCGGTAGCAACCACTTTTAAAAAGACATTGGCAGAAAAAGGAATCATCTTCATGCCTATTTCCGAAGCAATACAAGAACACCCAGAATTGGTAAAAAAATACATGGGAACTATTGTCCCAAAAACGGATAACTTTTATGCAGCCTTAAATTCTGCTGTATTTACAGATGGTTCTTTCTGTTACATTCCAAAAGGGGTAAAATGCCCCATGGAACTATCAACATATTTTAGAATTAATGAAGGGGGGACAGGCCAGTTTGAACGTACCCTGGTGATTGCAGATGAAGGTAGTTATGTAAGTTATTTAGAAGGCTGTACTGCTCCATCAAGAGATGAAAATCAATTACATGCAGCAGTGGTTGAACTTATTGCTTTAGATGACGCTGAAATTAAATACTCTACCGTTCAGAATTGGTTTCCTGGAGATAAAGAAGGAAAAGGCGGGGTTTACAACTTTGTAACCAAAAGAGGTTTGTGTGAGGAGAATGCAAAAATTTCTTGGACTCAGGTGGAAACAGGTTCAGCCGTAACCTGGAAATACCCTTCTTGCGTTTTAAAAGGAAATAACTCAGTAGGGGAATTTTATTCAATTGCCGTGACCAACAATTTTCAGCAAGCAGACACTGGAACAAAAATGATTCACTTGGGCAAAAACACCAAGAGTACCATTATTTCCAAAGGAATTTCTGCGGGTCAATCACAGAATAGTTATCGAGGGTTGGTACAGGTGAATAGCAGGGCGGAAAATGCCAGAAATTTTTCACAGTGCGATTCGTTGTTGATGGGGAATCGTTGTGGAGCACATACATTCCCGTATATAGAAGCCAAAAACAAAACAGCTCAGATAGAACACGAGGCCACAACCAGTAAAATTGGGGAGGACCAAATTTTCTATTGCAATCAACGAGGTATAGATACAGAAAAAGCCATTGCTTTGATTGTGAACGGATTTAGCAAAGAGGTTTTGAACAAACTCCCAATGGAGTTTGCGGTAGAAGCTCAAAAATTATTGGAAATAAGCCTTGAAGGCTCAGTGGGATAA
- a CDS encoding SUF system Fe-S cluster assembly protein, with the protein MSEEIVVDTQELGEKIVRVLKTIYDPEIPVDIYELGLIYDVFVNEDNDVKILMTLTSPNCPVAETLPVEVEEKVKSLDALKDVEVEITFDPPWTQELMSEEAKLELGML; encoded by the coding sequence ATGAGTGAAGAAATTGTAGTGGATACACAAGAATTGGGAGAGAAAATAGTGAGGGTCCTTAAGACCATTTACGATCCAGAAATCCCGGTTGATATATATGAGTTAGGTCTTATTTACGATGTTTTTGTAAATGAAGATAATGATGTCAAGATTTTAATGACCCTAACATCACCCAATTGCCCTGTAGCTGAAACGTTACCAGTTGAGGTGGAAGAAAAAGTTAAATCTTTGGATGCCTTAAAAGATGTGGAAGTTGAAATTACTTTTGACCCACCTTGGACCCAAGAGCTAATGAGTGAAGAAGCCAAACTTGAGTTGGGCATGCTTTAA
- a CDS encoding DUF3078 domain-containing protein gives MKKLLFTVAAFFLLIAVKAQTEEELKSQIGPKKDSIAAIQGRVNALQSQLDALPGWKIGAFGTIGGSLSGFNNWFSQGIPNNSSGTIGFTVNAFANQQEEKFFWRNAANINLNWVKLDDKDDPTDDDGFRESTDVFNISSLYGRKLSDKFAISGLAEYRTTILSNFNDPGYLDLGVGATWTPIPDLVVVIHPLNYNFVFSNEDTIFNSSLGAKIVADYTKQIGAVSFKSNLSMFQSYESGDLSNWTWTNSFAYTLWKVIGVGFDFGLRNNKQETLNYIVNNAPTPDPTATFDTIDNELQTYWTLGLSYAF, from the coding sequence ATGAAAAAACTACTTTTTACAGTGGCAGCATTTTTTTTGCTCATTGCTGTCAAAGCGCAAACAGAAGAAGAATTAAAATCTCAAATTGGTCCCAAGAAAGATTCCATTGCGGCAATTCAAGGTCGTGTTAATGCACTACAATCGCAGCTAGATGCATTACCTGGATGGAAAATAGGCGCCTTTGGAACCATTGGCGGAAGTCTTTCTGGGTTTAACAATTGGTTTTCACAAGGCATTCCCAATAACTCTTCTGGGACTATTGGTTTTACTGTAAATGCATTTGCAAATCAACAAGAAGAAAAATTCTTCTGGAGAAATGCCGCAAATATTAACTTAAACTGGGTAAAACTGGATGATAAGGATGACCCAACGGATGATGATGGTTTTAGAGAATCTACGGATGTATTCAATATCTCCTCATTGTACGGAAGAAAATTGAGTGACAAGTTTGCCATATCCGGTTTGGCAGAATACAGGACTACCATCTTAAGTAATTTTAATGACCCTGGTTATTTGGATCTAGGGGTAGGGGCAACTTGGACACCCATACCAGATTTAGTGGTAGTGATCCATCCCTTAAACTACAATTTTGTTTTTAGCAATGAGGATACGATTTTCAATTCTTCATTGGGGGCAAAGATTGTTGCAGATTATACCAAACAAATTGGAGCTGTAAGCTTTAAGAGTAATCTTTCCATGTTTCAGAGTTATGAAAGTGGAGATTTGAGCAATTGGACCTGGACAAACTCTTTTGCATATACCCTATGGAAAGTAATAGGTGTAGGTTTTGATTTTGGATTGCGCAACAACAAGCAGGAAACACTTAACTACATTGTGAACAATGCACCAACTCCTGACCCAACCGCTACTTTTGATACTATTGATAATGAGTTGCAAACCTATTGGACATTAGGATTGAGCTACGCCTTTTAA
- the sufD gene encoding Fe-S cluster assembly protein SufD: MDLKDKLLSSFLAFENNVDLDHPVHEVRSEAIKNFEEKGFPSKKEEAWKYTSLNGIQKVDFSIFPKKENTLEYKDIKKYFLHEIDTYKIVFIDGVYSSYLSETTHDGVDVCLMSAALTKPQYKQVIDVYFNKVASKDESLTTLNTAFSKEGAYIYIPKNKVPKKPIQIVHLATGNEAALMLQPRNLVIVEENAEVQIIERHQSLTGNEVLTNSVTEIFAAKDANVDYYKVQNDENTASLIDNTYISQKDKSIVRVHTFSFGGKLTRNNLNFYQNGEYMDSVLKGVTILGEKQHVDHHTLVHHAQPNCESHQDYKGIFGEKSTGVFNGKIIVDKIAQKTNAFQQNNNILISDKATVNTKPQLEIFADDVKCSHGCTIGQLDEDALFYLQSRGIPKKEATALLMYAFANNVLESVRIPELKTRINKIIANKLGVRVGFEL, encoded by the coding sequence ATGGATTTAAAAGATAAATTACTTTCTTCATTTTTAGCTTTTGAGAACAACGTGGACTTGGATCATCCAGTACATGAGGTTCGTTCCGAAGCCATCAAGAATTTTGAAGAAAAAGGTTTTCCTTCCAAAAAGGAAGAAGCTTGGAAATATACGTCATTGAACGGCATTCAAAAAGTGGACTTTAGTATTTTCCCAAAAAAGGAAAACACGCTTGAATACAAGGATATTAAAAAGTATTTCCTTCATGAAATAGATACCTACAAAATTGTATTTATTGATGGTGTTTATAGTTCATATCTATCTGAGACCACTCATGATGGTGTGGATGTGTGCTTAATGAGCGCTGCATTGACCAAGCCACAATACAAGCAGGTTATAGATGTATATTTCAACAAAGTAGCGTCAAAAGACGAATCTTTGACCACTTTGAATACAGCCTTTAGCAAAGAGGGAGCCTACATTTATATTCCGAAAAATAAGGTGCCTAAGAAACCCATTCAAATAGTGCACTTGGCAACAGGTAATGAAGCTGCTTTAATGTTACAGCCGCGCAACTTGGTTATCGTTGAAGAAAATGCTGAAGTACAAATTATAGAACGCCACCAAAGTTTAACGGGCAACGAAGTACTTACGAATTCTGTGACAGAAATTTTTGCGGCAAAGGATGCCAATGTGGATTACTACAAGGTTCAAAATGATGAAAATACTGCGTCGCTGATTGACAATACTTATATTTCTCAAAAGGATAAGAGCATTGTTCGTGTGCATACCTTTTCGTTTGGAGGAAAACTCACTCGGAACAATTTGAACTTTTATCAAAATGGAGAATATATGGACTCTGTGCTTAAAGGAGTTACCATTTTAGGTGAAAAGCAACATGTAGATCACCATACTTTGGTGCACCATGCACAACCAAATTGTGAAAGCCATCAAGATTACAAAGGAATTTTTGGTGAGAAATCTACTGGAGTCTTCAATGGAAAAATTATTGTAGACAAGATTGCCCAAAAGACCAATGCCTTTCAGCAGAACAATAATATATTGATTAGTGATAAGGCTACCGTCAACACGAAACCGCAACTAGAAATTTTTGCCGATGATGTTAAGTGCTCGCACGGATGTACCATTGGACAGTTAGATGAGGATGCCTTGTTTTATCTTCAATCTAGGGGTATTCCCAAGAAAGAGGCAACAGCTTTGTTAATGTATGCCTTTGCCAATAACGTTTTGGAAAGTGTTAGAATTCCTGAGCTTAAAACAAGAATCAACAAGATTATAGCCAATAAACTTGGCGTTCGTGTTGGGTTTGAATTGTAA
- a CDS encoding SufE family protein: MTIEKIQEEIVDEFSMFDDWMQRYEYMIELGKSLPLIDEQYKTDDNIIKGCQSKVWVHAELDNDKLVFTADSDAIITKGIIAILIRAFSNQKPQAIIDANTGFIDEIGLKEHLSPTRANGLVSMVKQLKLYAIAYQTQLN; encoded by the coding sequence ATGACCATAGAAAAGATACAGGAAGAGATTGTAGATGAGTTCTCCATGTTCGATGATTGGATGCAGCGGTATGAGTATATGATTGAATTGGGCAAATCACTTCCGTTGATTGATGAGCAATATAAAACAGACGATAATATTATCAAAGGCTGTCAAAGTAAAGTATGGGTTCATGCTGAATTGGATAATGATAAACTGGTCTTTACCGCAGATAGCGATGCAATAATTACAAAAGGAATCATTGCCATTTTAATAAGAGCGTTTAGCAATCAGAAACCGCAAGCTATTATTGATGCCAATACAGGTTTTATTGATGAAATAGGCCTTAAAGAACATCTTTCGCCAACAAGGGCAAACGGGCTGGTAAGTATGGTAAAGCAATTAAAATTATATGCCATAGCTTATCAAACACAGTTGAATTAA
- the sufC gene encoding Fe-S cluster assembly ATPase SufC, translated as MLEIKDLHASIEDKKILNGINLDVNAGEVHAIMGPNGSGKSTLASVIAGKEEFEIKKGSIALDGEDLEELDPEERAHKGIFLSFQYPVEIPGVSVTNFMKTAINASRNARGLEDMPANQMLKLIREKSEMLEIDRKFLSRSLNEGFSGGEKKRNEIFQMAMLEPKLAILDETDSGLDIDALRIVANGVNKLRGEDNAIIVITHYQRLLEYIVPDFVHVLHDGKIVKSGTKELALELEEKGYDWIKQETVV; from the coding sequence ATGTTAGAAATTAAAGATTTACACGCAAGCATAGAAGATAAGAAAATCTTGAACGGAATCAACCTTGACGTGAACGCAGGAGAGGTTCATGCTATTATGGGACCAAACGGCTCTGGTAAGAGTACCTTGGCATCTGTAATTGCCGGAAAAGAAGAGTTTGAGATAAAGAAAGGCAGTATTGCTTTGGATGGTGAGGATTTGGAAGAATTAGATCCAGAAGAAAGAGCACATAAAGGAATCTTCTTATCATTTCAATACCCGGTTGAGATTCCGGGGGTTTCTGTGACCAATTTTATGAAGACGGCAATTAATGCATCTAGAAATGCAAGAGGTTTGGAGGATATGCCAGCAAACCAAATGCTGAAACTCATTCGTGAGAAGTCTGAAATGTTGGAAATTGACAGAAAATTTTTGTCACGTTCCCTTAACGAAGGATTTTCAGGAGGAGAGAAGAAAAGGAATGAAATTTTTCAAATGGCAATGCTGGAGCCTAAGTTGGCCATTTTGGATGAGACAGATTCTGGACTGGATATTGACGCACTTCGTATTGTGGCCAATGGGGTCAATAAGCTTAGGGGAGAAGACAATGCTATTATCGTGATTACTCACTACCAAAGGTTGTTAGAATATATTGTTCCTGATTTTGTGCATGTGTTGCATGATGGAAAAATTGTAAAGTCTGGCACAAAGGAACTGGCTTTGGAATTGGAAGAGAAAGGATACGACTGGATAAAACAGGAAACGGTAGTATAA
- a CDS encoding endonuclease, which produces MKNLENQFTIAFYNLENFFDTKNDPHTLDDDFTPDGMKRWDESKFSRKTKKLAKTISLIGAEASSIPPVLIGIAEVENKNAIDALLNTKALKEIDYAYVHFNSPDERGIDTALVYNRDHFKVLDSETIPLLVANNNGDQDLTRDILYVHGMLHEEEVHVFVNHWPSRRDGSDETSYKRVKAAETVLQKIGNMPMESFNCIIMGDFNDDPNSESIQKIMETGAFVNPMQKLLSPNSGSANYKGKWSLFDQILISHSFLNYEKGTHSFRKAKVFAPKFLKEWKGKYKGNPFRTFAGKKYLGGYSDHFPVYVVLKENE; this is translated from the coding sequence TTGAAAAACCTTGAAAACCAGTTTACCATTGCGTTTTACAATCTCGAAAACTTTTTTGATACCAAGAATGACCCCCATACATTGGATGATGATTTTACACCGGATGGCATGAAGAGATGGGATGAGTCCAAATTTAGCAGGAAAACTAAGAAGCTTGCTAAGACAATATCATTGATAGGTGCAGAAGCGAGTAGTATACCTCCAGTTTTAATTGGAATTGCAGAGGTTGAAAACAAGAATGCCATTGACGCACTGCTAAATACCAAGGCCCTAAAAGAAATTGATTACGCTTATGTGCATTTTAATTCGCCAGATGAAAGAGGAATAGATACTGCCCTTGTTTACAATAGAGACCATTTTAAGGTTTTAGATTCAGAGACCATTCCTTTATTGGTGGCCAATAACAATGGAGATCAAGATTTAACAAGAGATATTTTATACGTACATGGAATGTTACATGAAGAGGAGGTTCATGTTTTTGTAAATCACTGGCCTTCGCGAAGAGATGGGTCAGATGAGACCAGTTATAAAAGAGTAAAAGCCGCGGAAACCGTGTTGCAAAAAATAGGCAATATGCCCATGGAGAGTTTCAATTGCATTATCATGGGGGATTTTAATGATGACCCAAACTCTGAAAGTATCCAAAAAATTATGGAAACAGGGGCGTTTGTAAACCCCATGCAGAAATTGTTGTCTCCAAATTCGGGAAGCGCCAATTACAAAGGCAAGTGGAGTCTGTTTGATCAAATTTTAATTTCACATAGTTTTTTAAACTATGAAAAGGGGACACATAGTTTTAGAAAGGCTAAAGTTTTTGCCCCTAAATTTCTTAAGGAATGGAAAGGGAAATACAAAGGCAATCCATTCAGGACTTTTGCAGGTAAAAAATACCTGGGAGGCTATAGTGATCACTTCCCAGTTTATGTGGTTTTAAAAGAAAATGAATAA
- a CDS encoding aminotransferase class V-fold PLP-dependent enzyme, with the protein MVETKFKVDKIRKDFPILNREVNGKPLVYLDNAATSQTPQQVIDVIVDYYQNYNANIHRGVHSLSQEATDAYEAARIKIQKHYNIANTYEVILTSGTTHSINLVANGFTSFVKEGDEILVSAMEHHSNIVPWQMLCERTGAILKVIPMNQNGELVMEAFHELLSDKTKMVFCNHVSNALGTINPIEEIIEASHKVGAAVLVDGAQAAPHIKADMQDLDVDFYTVSAHKICGPTGVGMLYGKEEWLNKLPPYQGGGEMIAEVTFEKTTYADLPHKFEAGTPNICGGIAFGAALDYMNSIGFGAIAQYEEELLKYATEQLLAIDGLKIYGTAKNKTSVISFNVERIHPYDIGSILDKLGIAVRTGHHCAQPIMDFYQIPGTVRASFSFYNTKEEVDVLVEGVKRARNMLL; encoded by the coding sequence ATGGTGGAAACAAAGTTTAAGGTTGATAAAATCCGCAAAGACTTTCCCATTCTAAATAGGGAAGTTAATGGAAAACCATTGGTGTATTTAGACAATGCCGCTACGTCGCAAACACCACAGCAGGTGATTGATGTTATTGTTGACTATTACCAAAATTACAATGCCAATATTCACCGAGGGGTACATAGTCTTTCACAAGAAGCTACGGATGCATACGAAGCGGCACGAATTAAAATTCAGAAACACTATAACATCGCTAATACCTATGAGGTAATTCTAACTTCTGGGACTACGCATAGTATTAATTTGGTGGCCAATGGATTTACATCTTTTGTAAAAGAAGGAGACGAGATCCTTGTTTCGGCCATGGAGCACCATTCCAATATAGTGCCATGGCAAATGCTTTGCGAACGTACTGGAGCTATTTTAAAAGTAATCCCAATGAACCAGAATGGGGAGTTGGTTATGGAGGCATTTCATGAGTTACTTTCAGACAAGACCAAGATGGTGTTTTGCAATCATGTGTCCAATGCCTTGGGAACGATAAACCCCATAGAAGAAATTATTGAAGCATCCCATAAAGTCGGAGCAGCGGTTTTAGTAGATGGTGCGCAGGCAGCACCGCACATAAAAGCAGATATGCAAGATTTGGATGTTGACTTTTATACAGTTTCGGCGCATAAGATTTGTGGGCCAACCGGAGTAGGAATGTTGTATGGTAAAGAAGAATGGTTGAATAAATTGCCTCCATATCAAGGTGGTGGCGAAATGATTGCCGAGGTCACTTTTGAAAAAACAACGTACGCCGACTTGCCGCATAAGTTTGAAGCGGGGACCCCTAATATTTGCGGTGGAATAGCTTTTGGTGCCGCTTTGGATTACATGAACAGTATAGGCTTTGGGGCTATTGCACAATATGAAGAAGAACTACTTAAATATGCTACCGAACAATTGCTAGCAATCGATGGATTAAAAATATACGGAACCGCAAAAAATAAGACTTCTGTTATCTCTTTTAATGTTGAAAGAATCCACCCATATGATATTGGTAGTATTTTAGATAAATTAGGTATAGCTGTTCGTACTGGTCATCATTGCGCGCAGCCCATTATGGACTTTTACCAAATACCGGGCACCGTTAGGGCCAGCTTCAGTTTTTATAACACAAAAGAAGAGGTGGATGTTTTGGTTGAAGGCGTAAAGCGAGCTAGAAATATGTTGCTTTAA
- a CDS encoding DUF2480 family protein: MMSEIVNRVAQSKLITFDLEDLYPQGQRVVLDIKDWLYEGFILREKEFRKYLEEHNWSVYKETYVALCCSTDAIVPGWAYMLVTSKLAPYAQKVVVGTLENLETALYQTVLENLDVSQFEDKPVIIKGCSNKPVPQNAYIMATTKIQQVAKSVMYGEACSSVPLFKKK, encoded by the coding sequence ATTATGTCTGAAATAGTAAACAGAGTTGCGCAAAGCAAACTTATAACCTTTGACCTTGAGGATTTATATCCACAAGGACAGAGAGTGGTACTTGATATTAAGGACTGGCTCTATGAAGGCTTTATCTTAAGGGAGAAAGAATTCAGAAAATACTTGGAGGAGCATAATTGGTCAGTTTACAAAGAAACCTATGTGGCATTGTGTTGTTCCACAGATGCCATAGTCCCAGGTTGGGCTTATATGTTGGTGACCTCGAAGCTAGCGCCATATGCCCAGAAAGTAGTAGTAGGAACTTTGGAAAATTTGGAAACTGCACTCTATCAAACGGTACTCGAAAATTTGGACGTTTCCCAATTTGAGGACAAGCCTGTAATCATTAAAGGGTGCTCCAATAAACCCGTGCCGCAAAATGCCTACATTATGGCAACCACCAAAATACAGCAGGTGGCCAAAAGCGTAATGTATGGCGAGGCCTGTTCTTCAGTCCCCCTATTTAAGAAGAAGTAA